Below is a genomic region from Solidesulfovibrio fructosivorans JJ].
ACAAAGCTTAGGACCATGCTCTTGGAAATACTCAAATACCCGCATCCGATCCTGGCCGCCAAGTCGGAGCCGGTGCCCGGGGTCACGCCCGAAATTCGCCAACTGGCGGACGACATGGCCGAGACCATGTACGCCAACCAGGGCGTCGGACTGGCTGCGCCCCAGGTCGGACGCTCCATCCGGCTGGTGGTCATCGACCTGTCCGGGCCGGACAAGCGCGAAGAGCGCATCAACCTGGTCAACCCGGTCATCACCAAGGCGGAAGGCGAACAGGAGGACGACGAGGGCTGCCTGTCGGTGCGGGACTACCGCGCCAACGTCAAGCGGGCGGCCACGGTGACCGTTTGCGCCACCGATCTCGACGGAAACCCTTTTTGCCTTGAGGCCGACGGCCTTTTGGCCGTATGTCTCCAACACGAGATCGATCATCTCGACGGCGTGCTTTTTATCGACCACATCAGTCGGCTCAAGCGCGCCATGTACGACAAGCGGGTGAAACGATGGGCCAAGCAGAAGCTCCAGCAGCAGACGGACCGGAAAGACTCGTAGCCGTTTTCATGGGCACGCCGCAGTTTGCGGCCACGGTCCTGGAGCATCTGCTGGAAAGCGACGACGTGCGCGTGGCCGCCGTCTACACCCAGCCCGACCGTCCCTGCGGCCGGGGCAAGAAGTGCCATGTCGGCCCGGTCAAGGAGCTGGCCCTGGAAAAGGGGCTGCCCATCCACCAGCCCGAGTCCTTCAGGGACCCGGCGGCGGTGGACATCCTGGCCGCCTACAAGCCGGACATCCTGGTCGTCGCCGCCTACGGCATGATCCTGCCTCAGGCCGTGCTCGACATCCCCCGGCTCATGCCCATAAACGTCCATGCCTCGCTGCTGCCGGCCTGGCGCGGCGCGGCCCCCATCGAGCGGGCCATCGCCGCCGGCGATCAGCTCACGGGCGTGACCATCATGCGCATGGTGGCGGCGCTCGACGCCGGCCCCATGATCATGCAGCGGGCCCTGGCCATCGGCGCGGGCGATACCGCCGGGGAACTTCGGGCCGAACTGGCCGACCTCGGCGGCCGGGTGCTTGCGCACTGCCTCAAACGGCTGCGCGTCGGCGGGGTGCCCATGGTCGAGCAGGACCCGGACAAGGTCACCTACGCCAAGAAGATCGACAAGGCCGAGGCGTTTATCGACTGGTCGCGCCCGGCCCGGGAAGTCCATAACCTGATCCGGGCCATGACGCCCCATCCCGGCGCTTTTTTCTTCTGGCGTCCCGCCCCGGACAAACCGGCCCTGCGCATCATCGCCCATCCGGGCAAGGTGGGCTGCCCGCTGCCGCCCGGGGCCAAGCCCGGCGACATCCTGGGCGTCATGGACTGCCATCTGGGCGTGGCCTGCGCCGATGCCGTCTATCTCATCCCCACAGTGGTCCCGGCCGGAAAACGGCCCATGGATGCCCAGGCTTTTTCCTGCGGCTACCTCGGCAAGTGCGAGGACGACGCCATGGCCGTATGCGGCCCGCCTGAGGCGTCCTGACGGGGAAAACGGAGCGTTGGTGGAACGAAACGAACCCTCGAGAAAGCGCCTTTTCATCGGGCTTCTGTGCGGCACGGGGTTGGCCGTGTGCGTGCTTTTGGCCCTTGTCTGGGCCGTGCCCTACGTGGGCCTGGCCAATATCCATCCCCTGGCCCCCTTGTTGATGGGCGTGGTTTTCGCCGCCGCCATCGTGGTCGTGTTGTGGGCCACGGTGGGGCTCGCCCTAAGCGTCGCCCTGGGCCGGTCGTTTCTCGGCTCGGACCATCTGCGCGGTGTCATGGCCAAGGTGTTTTTGCCGCTGATGACCATTTTCGCCCGGCTGTTGCACATTTCCAAAAGCCGGGTGCGCAGCTCGTTCATCAAGGTCAACAACGAGCTCGTGGCCGCCGAGCACAAACGCTACGACCCCTCGGAAGTCCTCGTGCTCCTGCCCCACTGCCTCCAGTCCAGCCGCTGCCTGCGCCGGCTGACCTACGACATCAACAACTGCAAGCGTTGCGGCCAGTGCCCGGTGGACGGGCTGCTCACCCTGTCCGAGGCCTACGGCGTGCATATCGCCATCGCCACCGGCGGCACCATCGCCCGGCGCATCGTGGTCCAGAAGCGGCCGCGCCTGATTCTGGCCGTGGCCTGCGAGCGGGATCTCAGTAGCGGCATCCAGGACACCTATCCCATCCCGGTCTACGGCGTGCTCAACGAGCGCCCCAACGGCCCCTGTCTGGATACCCAGGTGCCCCTGCCGCATCTGGAATCGGCCTTGCGCTTTTTCCTGGTCAACGGCGAGGCGAAAAGCCCCGTTTTCGACCGGTTTACCGGACGGGCGCCCCTTGGCGCGCCCATTTCCGCCATGGGCGGGTCGCATTGAGCCCTACCGGAAACTCCGCGCCGCCGCCGGCCCGCAAGCTGGCCCTGGCCGTTTTGGCCAAGGTGCTGCCCCAGCCGTCCCGGCGCAAGGGGCCGGGAACCGGGCAGGACGTCCAAGCGGCCCTGGACGCCGCCCTGCTCGCCGCGCCGGGGCTCGATCCCCGCGATCGGGGGCTGGCCACCGAACTCGTCTACGGCTATCTGCGCCTGCGCGGGCGGATGGCTTTTCTTTGCGCGCGGTTCCTCAAACGGCCGGACGCCGTGCCCGCGCCTGTGCGCCGCATCCTCGAACTGGCTGCCTACGAGATCCTTTTTTGCTCCAAGGTCCCGGCCTACGCCTCGGTGGACTGGGCGGTTTCGGCCGTGCGGGCCAAGGCGGGCAAGGGGCTTTCGGGCATGGCCAACGCGGTGCTGCGGCGCATTGCCGCCGACCCCGCCGCCTTCGAGGACCCGGACTTTTATTGCCGGGACCGTTGCAACGAAGCGGAATACCTGAGCCGCTTCTATTCCTGCCCGGAATGGATCGTGGCCATGTGGCTGCGCGATTTCGGCCCCGAGGAAACACGGGCCTACCTGACCGCCCAGCTCGAACCCGCGCCGCTCGGACTTCGGGTCAACCGGTCGCGCGACGGGGCGCGGGCTCTTTTCGACGCCCTGGCCGCCGCGCCCGGGGTGCTGGCCGCCGATTTCCCCACCCTGGCCTTTCCGGCCGGGACCGACCTGCCCGGTGCGGCCGGCCTGGATTTGATGGCCGCCCTGGCCGACGGGCGGCTGTCGCGGCAATCCGCCGCTGCCCAGCGCATTCTCTACGATTTGCGCCTCGACGACTGGCCCGAACCGATCTTCGACGCCTGCGCCGGCCGAGGCGGCAAGACGCTTCTTTTGGCCGAGGCGGGCAAAAAGGTCATCGCCGGGGACATGCACGCCGGACGCCTCTCGGGACTCGGCCGCGAGGCGGCGCGCCTGGGCGTCTCGCCGCTGGGCGTGCTGCGGGGCTCGGCCACGCGGCTGCCCCTCGCCCC
It encodes:
- the fmt gene encoding methionyl-tRNA formyltransferase codes for the protein MGTPQFAATVLEHLLESDDVRVAAVYTQPDRPCGRGKKCHVGPVKELALEKGLPIHQPESFRDPAAVDILAAYKPDILVVAAYGMILPQAVLDIPRLMPINVHASLLPAWRGAAPIERAIAAGDQLTGVTIMRMVAALDAGPMIMQRALAIGAGDTAGELRAELADLGGRVLAHCLKRLRVGGVPMVEQDPDKVTYAKKIDKAEAFIDWSRPAREVHNLIRAMTPHPGAFFFWRPAPDKPALRIIAHPGKVGCPLPPGAKPGDILGVMDCHLGVACADAVYLIPTVVPAGKRPMDAQAFSCGYLGKCEDDAMAVCGPPEAS
- a CDS encoding DUF116 domain-containing protein, translating into MERNEPSRKRLFIGLLCGTGLAVCVLLALVWAVPYVGLANIHPLAPLLMGVVFAAAIVVVLWATVGLALSVALGRSFLGSDHLRGVMAKVFLPLMTIFARLLHISKSRVRSSFIKVNNELVAAEHKRYDPSEVLVLLPHCLQSSRCLRRLTYDINNCKRCGQCPVDGLLTLSEAYGVHIAIATGGTIARRIVVQKRPRLILAVACERDLSSGIQDTYPIPVYGVLNERPNGPCLDTQVPLPHLESALRFFLVNGEAKSPVFDRFTGRAPLGAPISAMGGSH
- the def gene encoding peptide deformylase; translated protein: MLLEILKYPHPILAAKSEPVPGVTPEIRQLADDMAETMYANQGVGLAAPQVGRSIRLVVIDLSGPDKREERINLVNPVITKAEGEQEDDEGCLSVRDYRANVKRAATVTVCATDLDGNPFCLEADGLLAVCLQHEIDHLDGVLFIDHISRLKRAMYDKRVKRWAKQKLQQQTDRKDS
- a CDS encoding RsmB/NOP family class I SAM-dependent RNA methyltransferase gives rise to the protein MSPTGNSAPPPARKLALAVLAKVLPQPSRRKGPGTGQDVQAALDAALLAAPGLDPRDRGLATELVYGYLRLRGRMAFLCARFLKRPDAVPAPVRRILELAAYEILFCSKVPAYASVDWAVSAVRAKAGKGLSGMANAVLRRIAADPAAFEDPDFYCRDRCNEAEYLSRFYSCPEWIVAMWLRDFGPEETRAYLTAQLEPAPLGLRVNRSRDGARALFDALAAAPGVLAADFPTLAFPAGTDLPGAAGLDLMAALADGRLSRQSAAAQRILYDLRLDDWPEPIFDACAGRGGKTLLLAEAGKKVIAGDMHAGRLSGLGREAARLGVSPLGVLRGSATRLPLAPGRIGTILLDAPCSGLGVLARRPDSKWRRRPEDVAGLTRLQRAMLEAAYAALAPGGRIVYVTCTAHPAENEGNIDRLGARHHDLTLETEIPATPSPTLGETFYGAVLRKG